ATTGACTCgcaacacatccaaaatcatatcTCATCTTTTAAATTGGTTCCTGAACACATCTAAAACTCATTCATTTGAACCAATGAACCTAACTTTTGCAACTGCTAAGTAATATAACATAAGTAAGGTCCTCTATATTAATCAAACAAATTGCCACTCCAAAAATGAGAAACATACCCTACCTTTTTATGACACATCAAAAATGATAATTTTGTTCTACAAAAAAGAAATAGAACACATCGAAAAttcataaatacaaataaaattgtcaacaaaaaaaaaatcaggaTGCACCCTAATATGAAATTGGGATTTGGAATATGTAAGTGTCGGAGATGCTATTGCATGTGTTATCCTTTAGTCATTATTTCTATAAGAATATGCCTACAAACAAATACAACAAACTAATGTCAACAAAGAGTGGATGAATACaacttaatatataaataaaatgttCGCTGATGCAAAAATCTTACATGAATAGAAGGGTTCTGGAACGAATTCAACAATGTTGTAAATCCAACCGAGCTTAGGGAATCCATTTGCGTATTTGTGGCATGATGAAAATATTCAGGGATAGAAGACAAGGTGTTGTCGGTGAAACAGTCTTCTTCAATAGGAACAAAATCTTGCATCCATACATGAACgatatttaaattacaaaatacaAAACTTATAACATACTCTCTAGCAATAAACACTAAAATAAACGTTAGGGTGTTTGCTAGCAGTAATGTGTCTCTCGGTGGCCTTGTTTAAATGTTTGTCTCTTTCAACAACTGCAACTTCCTGTACATATGAAAATATCTTAAATTCAACAGGCTaaacacataaaaaatataaccAGAGTAAGATAATTGTCTAAACCATGGCCGTCATAACTAACCTTTGGATGTTTACTACTAGCTCGACGTTTCTTAGTACCATTCTTAATTTTCCGGTCCACATCCGCTTTGAGTCTCTTGAAGATTGGACGCCCACTAGGTACCACATGAGGAGGGCTTCACAAAGCATGTAATCCATCAGGATACTCACTTGTGCGTACGCTTTCTGAATGTTTTTCTCGATGTTCGCTAAGTGACACTATAGCACTCGCAAAACCAGAACGCAATATATCAGCCTCCTCCTTGTCATGCACAAAGTCATGGGCCACATTGTAGAAGTCAACACACAGTCCTCTAAATATATTCATGCTTTCATCAGAGCGCCGTGAGTCGTGACTACTTCTAATATGGGTGTGCTTGCAATAAACATTCTTGCTCCACCGAAATAGTATATAAGACGAGTTCACCTTTTAAACCCTACAATGGGATAAAACCGATAGGACGTGGCAACAGAGGATACCATATGACTCAAACCTGAAGCAGTTGCACCTAACCTGGTGCGAAATAGGACAAAACACAACTTCATACTCGCTATAAATAGACATCCCCTTAACTATCTTCTGTTGAGTCACTTCATAGAAGTATTGGTTGTCCTTCACTACCCTTGGAGACAGGTTGCAGTCGCACTTTTTGATAAATTCGGCTTGAACATCGCAAAATATGCAGTTGTTGTACCCATATTGGAACTGCTTCTCAATAGGAGAGTTCGATACACATGGGATCAGGCCCCTATTGTCTGCTGCATCGCATTCCAACTCCTGCTGTTCTTTATCTGCAAGACAATTGTCATACTGGTGcacaaattgaattaaattactcTTACACGTTAGGTACTTATCAAAGAAAGCATGCATGCTCTCACTCCATTGTGTACTCCTCATGCCAGCCCCAAATTTGTGCTCTAGAAGAATAAGGACCCATATTGTGAATATGATAGATATCTGCATTTTGAAAGatatatttacttttaaaatagtCACCTATGTTGTGTCACTAAACATGCATGAAATGATATTTAGCATAAgttcatttcttttaaaaaatctagTCAACACTTAAAACGACAAATAAACAGACCAATCAAGTTTTGGATGTGTATTCATACCATTAAGCCAGTTGTTGTCATGAAGCGTTTACTCTTCAATGAAGTCATACCATGAACTTTTAAATGATTCTCGCGAACGAGACTCCCAAATAATCCCATGCATTGTAGCTTTAGTTTCCTCGTATCAGCTCAACTTTCCAAGTTTATGGGGTATCTTCCTCGTGATGTGCCAAATGCACAATCTATGCCTGGTGTTTGACATGACATTTCGAATGGCTGTTGTCATGGCCCCGCATTGGTCAGTTAAGATTCCATCTGGTGTTTTTTCCATACATTTTATAAATGTTTGCATGAGCCATTCAAAGGACTCTGTCTCTTCATTGCCAATAAAGCACACCCGAAAAGACATGACCTTTCGTGGTGATTGACACCCACAAATGCTGCAACTGACATCTCATACCTATAAAAAATCAACATGTGGGGCAATTAGTGAGCTTGAAAATTAatgaaacattaaaaaaataaaccaagaaaaagaagttaCTTGTTGAGCTTATATGTGGTGTCAATGACACCACGTCACCAAAATACTTGTAAGCAGCTCTTGATCGAGCATCCGTCGAAAATGCATGCTTGAGACTATTGTCACTATAAACACAAATGTCGTAAAAGAAATTCGGGTTCTGCTCTTTCATCCTGGTAAAATAGTCCAGCATCTCTTTCGCATCAGTATCATCTCCATTGATTCGGAGTTTACCAGATATATAATTTCTAACATCCTTCTCAAGAAATTTCATATTAGAACGACCACCAGCTTCATCAACAAGCGCCTGAAAAGTCTTCGAAGGTCGTATACCAGCCTGGTCTTTGCGCTCAATGACATCCTTAACGTGCATGGAGAGTTCCCTGTTTTTCTTAAACATCCATGACAAATTGGGATCACACCGATGCGTGTGAGCTAATTCTACCTTCGACAGTCTCCATTTTTCAAGCTCTGTGTCAAGTTTCACATAAATGCGAGCTTTACAGTGTACAGATGAGACTGTGTTTGACCTTTGGGTTACCGGATCTTCTTTGTTCAGTATCCATCTCTACTGCACTGTATGGATTGGTTAATAGGTGTCCTTCCATTCTTGTTGAAGTTAGTGTTTCTTATATGAGGCTCGAATCCCACGTTATTGACATAGTTGTAGTAAAATTGGCGTGCTTCTTTGAGGGTTCCAAATAGCATCCCCACTTTTGAAATCTCCTCATCAGAAATGGTGGGATGAATTAtgacctaaaaaaaataaaacataataacaAGGATTGTGGCACAAGAATGACAAAATAATACGcgcatacatatatatttatagtgCCATTGCTCAGATATTTGGATGTGTTCACaggaatatattaaaatataatctaTAATTAGCATGCAAGTAAAAAAGTCGGCCATAAATATCAgaagaataaattattatattatcaaaaattctaaaagaaaaaatGTCAACTACCTCAGTCGAGCACTCAGTCTTTGTAGCAGAATTGCTTGAACTATTACAAATATTTATATCGTCCATATCAATATGGGTATCAAATGAGTGAATTTCTTCTGACGACGGCTACGTATTCAAGTCTATCACAAATGCCATGTTGATGTCTaagattataaataaaataatggtcATTATAATattaggaaaagaaaaaatagtttttaattaaGTTATATGCAAATTAATAACTAAGTGTCCATATTGGTTAAACATTTTGAATCAGTAAGACAAAAAAACATTTTGTCTTGTGTTTATAGCATTTGAATAAGAAAGGATACAGGAGTATCTTCACCGCACCGAACATATGCATGTTGATACGTATTATGTCAACTAATAATGAAATGAGATACGACAttttattgtgaaattttaaatttatttgataaatttttggatgtgttctaaaaatatttttaattcgattatattattttgtatgTATAATAAACTTAggaaataaactaattttaactATTACCTAAAATACCAaacaataacattaataaaaaaaattaaaatgaataaaaatactaatgctcaaacaagtaataaaaattctaacaaatACTATGATAATAtatgttagatttttttattcatagtcgaaaacttaaattaattattgattataataattttgaaaacgttaatgttcaaataagtatcgaaaaaaatccaactaataataattcaataataaataTTAGATGCATTTTATcgaatcaaaaatcaaaagattaattgtaCTATTAACGTTTATATTTAAAAACTAGaagtttatgattttggatgtgttttaaaaatattttatatatagcaTCATACTAttagatgtgttataattgaaaaaaaaaacacagtaTTTATGAACATACCATTTACATCTTCTTACTTAGactctagattttttttttgcttctttactttttttttgcttctttactCAAATTAATTAAGTACAAAATACTTTATTTGTAACAGCTCtattaataaaatcaaatatgatcAACCTTGttccaattaaataaaaatagattttttatgtttatttttaaatataattaaaaatgttgaACATGATATTTCTTAACAAACTAATTAAGCACAGGTGTGGAAGGCAGTGCTACCTTTCACCGATGAAGATGAGAGGGTGCTTCAGCTGAGCGTGGAGAGCGACAACTTCATGAGCAGATTCAATGAGCAGATTCAAGGGAGGATGCTTCAGCTGAGCGTAAAGAGCGGCAACTTCATGAAAATTCAAGGTAGCTGTGTCGTTTCTATTTCACTAATGCAGTGTGCATGTTACGTAGAAGAAGGAATAACAAATCGTATTTGTTATATGAAGTTACGTAAAAAAAAAGTCACAATAACTAATTATGAAGTGGgtaagaagttagagaaatttttatttttaatattaaattaaatttaattatagatatgtatctaaaaaataagaatatgtttcaataaaaaaataattaaatattattaaaggcCGATTAATGTTATACACGAAAATATTATTCCTGTAGATAATTGTGCGAAATAATAGTGATTTCAATTCAGACATGAGCCAAATGTCTTCCCTTCTCTCCTTTTTTCTAGGGTCTGGTTTCCTTTCCTTGGGATTTAGTTCACCCTGGGACCCTAATCAACTTTGAAATCATGGCATGTGTCATAATAATATGGGGTTAATTATACTCTTGTGAACTTTATATGATTATATCATTTGCATCTTAATTCCTAAATTAAAAAATGTGTGAATTGattctcaaaatttttcaaatgtgTAAAGTGATTATAGATTAGCTATGTTGGCACTTGGCAGTTTTCTGATCAATTCATACTTTACTAATGGTTGTCTTCGGAAATATTTGTGAAGATAAATGCATGTTTCTCATCAATTCCGTTCTTACGTATTGCTCAAGTATTTCCAAGATTGTATACACATATAATTAGCGTTGAAACGTCAAGCTTACAAGCTATGACTAAGTATAACCGTATCTAAAATTCTATAGTAATTAGTAGTACTAAAATAATTTGTCTAACTAACCTCAATTTATTGGCTACTCTGTCGACATCTCAGTTCCATAAATCAAAATCTAGAATTTTAATTGGTTAAGTAAGCTGGATGCTTAATCTATGTGACAGCATCACATGGGCTTCATATCATCTGCTTGATCAACTTGCCAATTAGTACCAGAAAGTGACTGTTTATAATTTATATCCAAACCAAATTCTTAATTATTGAAGAAAATTGACCGCGAAGATTGaagacatacaaacaaaacaaatcaataagaataaaatttatgCGACAACTAGCTTTTTCTTCCTATTGTGTTTTTCTACAAGAAGGAAACGGCTAtgtgaacaaaaacaaaaaacctaGACCTATTATTAGCTTGTACTAAATCAAACTGAGATTGCATTAGTAGTAATTAACTATATCCGCGTTATACTTAACACaataatgataacaataataataataataatggtgaggCCATCATGAAGACTTTGATGTGCTTGGGCCATGTTAAGTTGTATTGGATCATTTGGTTTTGAGTGGTTGTCTTTTGTGGGTGACGATTGATTAATGTGTAAAATTGCCAAATGACATGAAAAGAGAGACTTGAGAGAGGGGTCATCAATTTAGACATGGCTCATGATAGCTACCATAGCTTTTGAGGTTCTATCatataaaagaaaattagaatATAGTATAATATAATGCATGGGATAACATTATAACAATGATCTTCTCAATCTAAAAGGGAAATCATGTCCCAGGTCATGCATGTTGCACATTAATTAGAATTGGAACCTTCTCTTAGTGTTCACTTTGCGATAAAGATCTGTCTGCATTATGCAAGTAGTTAGCGGCTTTCATTACATTATGATATACGTCCCACCCACTAAATAATGAATACCATAATTGACATAATGGAACATAAAATTTAATACCATAGATAGAGGtttctttggaaaaaaaaaaattatattgtggGTACCTTTCTTAcaataaaactaattttatacATACTTCAATATTACCCTATCTTAGTATCTTAACTTTTGAATTAGTTGGGTAGGAGTTAAATACTTCttacaaaaaaaacaaaagaatttcTTCCGATCCCATTTAGTTTCTGTTTAGGTAtcattaaatcgataaaaaaaaaaattttaataaaaaaagatttttttattttttagtatgtttgacaaatttttaataataaaagtaaaaatattaaaaaataaataaaatattttttgagaaattataatttatatttttttaaaagatcttttttgttaaaaaatatttttcacataataaatgaacaaaaaagtacttattttattttgggtacccaaacataattgataaataaaaagatttttttacatgagatatccaaacataaaattatttttatttttgtaaaagatcTTTTTCGAGAATGTCACCAAATAAACTCGAGTGAATACCCCATCCGActcctgacaattacctcgaaaggacaatgaggcccccaagaaaaaaaaatccaatccaACTCCTGATATTttttttggactgattaatccctGTGCTaacctgtattttttttttgcacaggGATCTCGTTGTcatttcgaggtaattgtcagggaccaggttgaatttttttgttaagggtctcgttgtctttcgagataattgtctgAGACTATTTTGAGTTTTATTCAATAAACTCTTACTCTTTTTGGGTGGTAAAAACATTATTGTTGGAGGAAAATTAGATAGGTATGATTCTTAAATTAAGTTAATCAAATTAATATAGTTtagaatttcaatttaatttttaaaatttttttaatattataattttaaatgagctaattcattttataaattttttattatagcagataattttataattaaaatcttgTTACTATTTCATATTTtacgtatttaatttattttattttatataaaatttgaatttggtgTGTTGATTTTGGATAAcggtgacaaaaataaaaaaacaaagccATGTAATAGACGAATAGGTATAATTTAATTGCATATTGAAGGTATTAAGCTAATTTAGTTGAGCCCCATGGGTTGTTTGTTGTGCATTGAAGAGAGAAGCACAAGTATATGGAAGCAGTGGCATAACGGGGAGAAACATGGGCCAATGAGAGATCCCATACTCATGTGAACTCATACTCGTAGCCCAAAGTGCATTCCATTCTCTCTTCTCCGTTTTCCTCGTTTATCTTCAGAGCCATCAACTGTAGACTGTAGTGTATAAAACTCACTCCACCACCAAACCCAACCCCGTTATTTCGACTATTTTTCATCCTTCCACTTTCCTCATTCCCCCCTCTCGTATATATAATAACAAATTAAACCCCCCAATACTCTCAATAACACTCCAATGGACCCACCGCCACCACCAGCACCGCCGCCGTGGCAGGACGATCTCGCCGACGACCTCCAGTCACTCAGCTTCGCCTCCACggccaccaccacaaccaccgCCGACATCAAGCGCAGCACAAGCTTCGGCTCCGAAACCACCACACTCACGGCTTCCACCTCCGCCCGCATCCCTCTCCCTCCGACAAAGCCCCACGCCCCTTCCTCCGACCCCCGCTGGTCCGCAATCCACCGGATCCGATCCTCTGACGACGACTCAGCCTCCTCCGGCGGTCGCATCCTCCTCccgtccgacctcgtcttctcccGGCGCCTCGGCTCCGGCGACATCAGCTCCGTGTACCTGGCGGAGCTGAAGCCCTCCTCCGACGTAACGTTCGCGGCGAAGGTGATGGACAAGAAGGGGCTAGCTAGCAGGAGCAAGGAAGGGAGAGCGAGGACAGAAAGGGAAATTCTGGAGTTACTGGACCATCCTTTTTTGCCGACGCTGTACGGCGCCATCGAAGCACCTAAATGGCTGTGCCTCCTCACAGAGTTCTGCCCCGGCGGCGACCTCCACGTTCTCCGGCAGCGCCAGGCAAACAAACGCTTCAACGAAGGCGCCGTCAGGTAAGTACACTCGTCACTGctttctcaattccttgtgtaACTAACTGCGTAGAAACCGTACTGTTTGTTGTTGCTGTTAATGattgtgtgtgtgagagagtgaGTATGAGAGTGGGAAGTGGAAGCGGAGGGAGTGGGATCCGGTGTTGGCGTGCCTAGCTAGCTAGCTAGCTTAGGGGAATCTTGAACCGTTATGATTAGTCCTAACCGACGATGAAAGTGATGGATCATCCAACCCCCTTCCCCCGCACTGTCGTTCTGTCTGTGGGATGGGACCCACCTTATGTCCCCATCATTTCTCAATCGCCGGAACATTCTTTCTCCGCCCTTCTCTATTCCCACCATCTTTCATTTAATCAAAAAAACACTTCTAACACTTTCATTTCTTAGAAAAAATACTCATCATTTTTAATCTACCATATAGTTAATAATTTTGGAAGCATTttaagtgttttgttgttttcaattataaaataaaaaatttcaagatcaacaattttaatttatattaatcagTATTTTAAGTTAGCAGTCTAATAGtttaaatttagtaatttaatgttatatttttaactaatatttttaaatattattaactaattacgaTAAAAAGTAATAGATTGTGCTAGTCTTATACCATTATTCTATTTTCAGGCCAcgtatttattagtatttttttcttATGTTAGACTACAAAACATGAATTAGCTCATCAAATTCTAGATGCA
This region of Arachis hypogaea cultivar Tifrunner chromosome 8, arahy.Tifrunner.gnm2.J5K5, whole genome shotgun sequence genomic DNA includes:
- the LOC140174701 gene encoding protein FAR-RED IMPAIRED RESPONSE 1-like, whose product is MDDINICNSSSNSATKTECSTEVIIHPTISDEEISKVGMLFGTLKEARQFYYNYVNNVGFEPHIRNTNFNKNGRTPINQSIQCKLEKWRLSKVELAHTHRCDPNLSWMFKKNRELSMHVKDVIERKDQAGIRPSKTFQALVDEAGGRSNMKFLEKDVRNYISGKLRINGDDTDAKEMLDYFTRMKEQNPNFFYDICVYSDNSLKHAFSTDARSRAAYKYFGDVVSLTPHISSTSMRCQLQHLWVSITTKGHISIIFTIWVLILLEHKFGAGMRSTQWSESMHAFFDKYLTCKSNLIQFVHQYDNCLADKEQQELECDAADNRGLIPCVSNSPIEKQFQYGYNNCIFCDVQAEFIKKCDCNLSPRVVKDNQYFYEVTQQKIVKGMSIYSEYEVVFCPISHQVRCNCFSGRPIFKRLKADVDRKIKNGTKKRRASSKHPKEVAVVERDKHLNKATERHITASKHPNVYFSVYC